A stretch of the Aegilops tauschii subsp. strangulata cultivar AL8/78 chromosome 4, Aet v6.0, whole genome shotgun sequence genome encodes the following:
- the LOC109783041 gene encoding uncharacterized protein, with product MGFSGAVQWWDDWHLRILVLGSLFIQYFLFFSSLVRRRALPAWFRLFMWLAYLGGDALAIYSLATLFNRHRQPPGDGSGSGLEVVWAPVLLVHLGGQHTMTAYSIQDNELWVRHAITVASQITVALYVFCMSWSGEKKLLQAAILMFVVGIIRSCQKPWALQSASISAMVAYLSPSALRKQGMVARFWQVCTSGYSYGSKSTRLPEAAAEEKDIYLQEFAQEARKCVLESELAHDQDATVKLAQHCLVDKYVYRLLADIPVPYSSRIKILREFIALDFRHAHHILDMMLLSSFEHFYTRKTMLNSGLGLCSYLLLPFLALASVILFSIGHKYYHDYNATDVKVTYILFSCTTLLEVIILLLDPFISFTESVKVSQHSLLSCGYRAKRPTVLMKLATLVSCKDYVNMHCYIEEAPPGCSALILQFVHGYVRGGWKEYIHNAASFRNFNGRKGHWTLKKRSLPHLRWSLNMAFDRSVLLWHITTDLLCYDYTTAGNIPECATGSAVISRYMAYLLCIHPEMLMPGTRNSIFNVACHNVELILGDKSPLGNLVHNAVRLQKELLELQDEGERWEVVQGVWVEMLCYSACKCRGYLHAQKMSDGVELLSRVWLLLSNMGMETFADRFQKPWHVMIRKEAPDDDKEEEGHEDGAGRDVDNEINISVV from the coding sequence ATGGGTTTCTCTGGTGCTGTGCAATGGTGGGATGACTGGCATCTGCGCATTCTGGTGCTGGGCAGCCTCTTCATCCAGtacttcctcttcttctcctccttggTGCGGAGGCGTGCTCTTCCAGCTTGGTTCAGACTCTTCATGTGGCTTGCCTATCTAGGCGGCGATGCTCTGGCGATATATTCGCTGGCCACCCTCTTCAACCGCCACAGGCAGCCGCCCGGCGATGGGAGCGGGAGCGGCCTGGAGGTCGTATGGGCGCCTGTCCTCCTCGTCCACCTCGGCGGCCAGCACACCATGACTGCCTACAGCATCCAAGACAACGAGCTGTGGGTGCGGCATGCCATAACCGTGGCATCCCAGATCACCGTCGCCCTCTACGTCTTCTGTATGTCGTGGTCTGGCGAGAAGAAGTTGCTGCAGGCCGCAATCTTGATGTTTGTCGTTGGGATCATCAGATCCTGCCAGAAGCCATGGGCTCTCCAGAGCGCCAGTATCAGTGCCATGGTTGCCTATTTGTCTCCGTCCGCGCTAAGGAAACAAGGTATGGTTGCACGTTTTTGGCAGGTCTGCACTTCCGGATACAGCTATGGATCTAAGTCAACTAGATTACCAGAAGCAGCAGCCGAAGAGAAGGACATTTATCTTCAAGAATTTGCACAAGAAGCAAGAAAGTGTGTACTGGAGTCAGAGTTAGCCCATGATCAAGACGCAACGGTAAAACTAGCTCAACACTGCTTGGTGGACAAGTATGTCTACAGGCTACTTGCAGACATACCAGTTCCATACTCTAGTCGGATTAAAATCTTACGGGAATTCATTGCCCTTGATTTCCGACATGCACATCACATATTGGACATGATGCTCCTTTCCTCCTTTGAGCACTTCTACACGAGAAAGACGATGCTAAATAGTGGCCTTGGCTTATGTTCGTATTTGTTGCTCCCATTCCTAGCCTTAGCTTCTGTCATCCTCTTCTCCATAGGCCACAAATACTACCATGACTACAATGCAACCGATGTCAAGGTAACTTACATCTTGTTCTCTTGTACGACGTTGCTAGAAGTCATAATTCTCTTGCTCGATCCTTTCATCAGTTTCACAGAATCAGTCAAGGTTTCCCAGCATAGCCTCTTGTCGTGTGGTTATCGCGCCAAGCGGCCAACTGTTTTGATGAAGCTTGCCACACTTGTCTCCTGCAAGGACTATGTTAACATGCATTGTTATATAGAAGAAGCACCACCAGGATGCTCTGCCCTAATTTTACAGTTTGTTCATGGATATGTGAGGGGTGGGTGGAAAGAGTACATCCACAATGCTGCTAGCTTCAGGAACTTCAATGGCCGCAAGGGCCACTGGACTCTGAAGAAGAGGAGCCTTCCTCACTTGAGGTGGAGCTTGAACATGGCGTTTGATAGAAGCGTCCTGCTCTGGCACATCACCACGGACCTCCTCTGTTATGATTACACCACCGCCGGTAACATTCCTGAGTGCGCCACTGGGAGTGCGGTGATATCACGCTACATGGCTTACCTGCTCTGCATCCATCCTGAGATGCTGATGCCCGGGACAAGGAACAGTATCTTCAACGTTGCCTGCCATAATGTCGAGCTGATACTGGGCGACAAGTCACCCTTGGGAAATCTTGTCCACAATGCAGTAAGACTTCAGAAAGAGTTGTTGGAGCTGCAGGACGAAGGGGAGAGGTGGGAGGTCGTCCAGGGGGTATGGGTTGAGATGCTATGCTACTCTGCCTGTAAGTGCAGGGGATACTTGCACGCCCAAAAAATGAGCGATGGTGTGGAACTCTTGTCCCGTGTCTGGCTACTCTTGTCAAACATGGGGATGGAGACATTCGCAGACAGGTTTCAGAAGCCGTGGCACGTCATGATCAGAAAAGAAGCACCTGATGATGATAAAGAAGAAGAAGGCCATGAAGATGGCGCCGGCAGAGATGTCGACAACGAGATTAACATATCTGTTGTCTAA